In Aspergillus fumigatus Af293 chromosome 2, whole genome shotgun sequence, a genomic segment contains:
- a CDS encoding putative mitochondrial carrier protein, protein MSLDRDQRRRDADVKTSSETKSPELCQLSPPGPVNAPPLKSTPVLTKTKERISDPVIAAFIAGGVAGAVSRTIVSPLERLKILLQIQTVGREEYKLSIWRALVKIGKEEGWRGFMRGNGTNCIRIIPYSAVQFGSYNFYKKFADPFPDAELSPIRRLLCGGAAGITSVTITYPLDIVRTRLSIQSASFAALGHGGTAKKLPGMFTTMVLIYKNEGGFVALYRGIVPTVAGVAPYVGLNFMTYESVRKYLTPDGDKNPSPWRKLLAGAISGAVAQTCTYPFDVLRRRFQINTMSGMGYQYKSIWDAVRVIIAEEGLRGFFRGIVPNLLKVAPSMASSWLSFELTRDFLVGFSDEK, encoded by the exons ATGAGCTTAGATCGGGATCAACGCAGGCGAGATGCTGACGTCAAAACGTCTAGCGAAACCAAGTCGCCCGAGCTTTGTCAATTGTCACCCCCAGGTCCCGTCAAT GCACCACCACTGAAGAGCACGCCGGTTTTGACCAAAACCAAAGAAAGGATATCCGACCCGGTAATCGCAGCATTCATTGCTGGAGGGGTTGCCGGTGCTGTATCTAGGACGATCGTATCACCACTCGAACGCCTCAAAATCTTGCTTCAGATTCAGACTGTGGGCAGAGAGGAATATAAATTATCTATATGGAGGGCTCTCGTGAAGATTGGAAAAGAGGAAGGTTGGAGAGGCTTCATGCGTGGTAACGGCACAAACTGCATTCGCATAATACCCTATTCCGCCGTCCAGTTCGGGAGCTACAACTTCTACAAAAAG TTCGCCGACCCTTTTCCAGATGCTGAGCTGTCGCCAATCCGGCGCTTACTAtgtggaggagctgctggcATCACTTCGGTCACCATCACATACCCTCTCGACATCGTCCGAACGCGACTCTCTATTCAGTCAGCATCTTTCGCTGCTCTCGGTCATGGAGGTACCGCCAAAAAACTGCCTGGAATGTTTACAACTATGGTTTTGATTTATAAGAATGAGGGTGGTTTTGTTGCCCTCTATCGCGGTATTGTCCCCACAGTCGCTGGCGTTGCTCCATAT GTGGGCCTCAATTTCATGACATATGAGTCTGTTCGCAAGTATTTGACTCCTGATGGGGACAAGAATCCCAGTCCCTGGCGCAAGCTACTAGCAGGTGCTATCTCAGGGGCTGTAGCTCAGACTTGCACATACCCATT TGATGTCTTGCGACGTCGTTTCCAGATAAACACGATGTCGGGAATGGGCTATCAGTATAAATCAATTTGGGACGCTGTGAGGGTTATCATCGCGGAGGAAGGCCTGCGGGGGTTTTTCAGAGGAATAGTGCCTAACCTTCTGAAAGTTGCTCCGAGTATGGCTAGCAGTTGGCTCAGCTTTGAGTTGACAAGGGACTTCCTTGTTGGATTTAGCGATGAGAAATAA
- a CDS encoding glutamate-5-semialdehyde dehydrogenase gives MSLTDSSAVEIARAASLASRQLATLPTIDRNDALTALHDALLRNREIILDANAKDVAIASQAANNGSLSHSVLKRLDLSRPGKYDDMLKGILSVRDLEDPVGRVTLRTLLDDGLILERVSCPIGVLLIIFEARPEVIANIAALSIKSGNAAILKGGKESTESFIAISKVISEAISGTRVPVASVQLVKTRDVVSSLLAQDSLIDLVIPRGSNDLVRFVKENTKIPVLGHADGLCSAYLHADADPAIAVKVIVDAKTDYPAACNSLESLLVHEDALGTIFPAVAEALLAKGVRLRCDIQSKSALLKNISSPPADLLEDAVDSDFDTEFLDLVLAVKTIPSTSSPISAVEDAISHINSHSSKHTDLIVTESKEIAEYFMRGVDSAGVFWNASTRFADGMRFGFGTEVGISTNKIHTRGPVGLDGLTIYKYLLRGQGHRAGDYFEGEGGKKWKHEHLVI, from the exons ATGTCGCTCACCGACTCCTCCGCAGTTGAAATCGCGAGGGCTGCGTCCTTGGCTTCTCGCCAACTCGCAACTTTGCCCACAATTGACCGCAACGATGCGTTGACAGCGCTTCACGATGCTCTATTGAGAAATCGAGAAATCATCCTTGATGCCAACGCAAAGGATGTTGCGATAGCAAGCCAAGCGGCTAATAATGGCAGCCTCAGCCACAGTGTCCTCAAGAGGCTCGACCTGTCGAGACCTGGGAAATATGACGATATGCTAAAGGGGATTCTTAGTGTACGGGATCTGGAAGACCCAG TGGGGAGAGTGACCCTAAGGACGCTACTGGACGATGGTCTCATCCTGGAGAGAGTGAGCTGTCCTATTGGTGTCTTGCTGATTATATTTGAGGCCCGTCCCGAGGTGATCGCCAATATCGCGGCACTGTCCATAAAATCAGGAAACGCTGCCATTCTGAAAG gaggaaaggagTCGACTGAGTCCTTCATCGCCATATCAAAAGTGATATCTGAAGCGATCTCGGGAACACGCGTACCCGTGGCATCAGTCCAGCTCGTTAAAACCCGAGACGTTGTTTCGTCACTTCTAGCGCAGGATTCCTTGATTGACCTGGTCATACCCCGTGGTTCCAACGACCTTGTCCGATTTGTCAAGGAGAACACCAAGATTCCGGTTCTCGGCCACGCTGATGGTCTTTGTTCTGCATACCTCCATGCTGATGCAGATCCAGCAATTGCTGTCAAAGTCATCGTTGATGCTAAAACAGATTATCCAGCTGCTTGCAATTCGTTGGAGTCTTTGTTGGTCCATGAAGATGCCCTTGGAACCATATTCCCCGCTGTCGCTGAGGCCCTTCTGGCCAAGGGAGTCCGTCTTCGTTGCGACATCCAATCGAAATCTGCTCTTTTGAAAAACATATCCTCCCCACCCGCAGATTTACTAGAAGATGCAGTCGACTCGGATTTCGACACTGAGTTTTTGGATCTTGTCCTAGCTGTCAAGACCATTCCTTCAACATCGTCACCAATTTCAGCTGTCGAGGATGCGATTTCTCATATCAACTCACATTCGTCGAAACACACAGACCTAATCGTGACAGAGTCGAAAGAGATTGCCGAATACTTCATGAGGGGTGTGGATAGCGCTGGGGTCTTCTGGAACGCATCGACTAGATTCGCAGATGGAATGAGGTTTGGATTTGGCACTGAGGTTGGCATCAGTACGAATAAAATCCATACGCGAGGACCTGTGGGTTTAGATGGATTGACAATCTACAAGTATCTGCTGAGGGGTCAGGGACACAGGGCAGGTGATTATTTTGAAGGAGAGGGAGGTAAAAAGTGGAAACATGAGCATCTAGTTATATAG
- a CDS encoding 60S ribosomal protein eL18 → MGIDLDRHHVRSTHRKAPKSENVYLQVLVKLYRFLARRTESNFNKVVLRRLFMSRINRPPVSLSRLVSNVTDAHKGKTIVVIGTITDDNRLLTVPKLSVAALRFTATARARIEKAGGETLTLDQLALRAPTGANTLLLRGPKNAREAVKHFGFGPHSHKKPYVRSKGRKFERARGRRRSRGFKV, encoded by the exons ATGG GTATCGACCTGGACCGTCACCATGTGCGCAGCACCCATCGCAAGGCGCCGAAGAGCGAAAATGTCTACCTTCAGGTCCTTGTGAAGCTCTACCGCTTTCTCGCCC GCCGCACGGAGTCCAACTTCAACAAAGTTGTGCTGCGCCGCCTTTTTATGTCGAGAATCAACCGCCCTCCCGTCTCCCTTTCGCGACTCGTTTCCAATGTTACCGATGCTCACAAGGGCAAGACCATCGTTGTGATCGGAACTATTACTGATGACAATCGCCTTCTCACTGTTCCCAAACTCTCTGTTGCCGCGTTGCGGTTCACCGCTACTGCGAGAGCCAGAATTGAGAAGGCTGGGGGTGAGACTCTGACTTTGGATCAGCTCGCACTTCGGGCACCTACTGGAGCGAacactctcctcctccgtggCCCTAAGAACGCTCGTGAAGCTGTCAAGCACTTCGGATTTGGACCCCACAGCCACAAG AAACCGTACGTTAGGAGCAAGGGCCGGAAATTCGAGAGAGCTCGCGGACGTAGAAGGTCTCGTGGCTTCAAGGTTTAA
- a CDS encoding putative COP9 subunit 3: MTEILSRLTVVSTLQHASNEEDYDRELHELIAFLKQPTKVSEIKRSADLLLDGLNPSLHSVAYLFVFHARVKVLGDRYNQRLPKDVQPGGDLWKRAIEFLRVFDPIQVRYAGQEWRRLVELVANAAQAASKTFLAVQAVKDAILRLDPASETFTSTHLLLMKLCLCSRSYRHALPVLSKAMYHFPSGPSHAYQAHSQFFLCSEHGSSAAYITHASGFTTQVTYKDHLQYFLYGAMIYMALKEWESALHLLCIVISCPVANTVSKVMVEAYKKWLLVSLLAKGKVMPTPELINPHVMKVYRSLALPYVSLADAFEHDDPERLGAEVDVGREIWLADNNMGLVLQVVHEHRKSVVVKLGSTFSAVAITDIAQRIASNLIPSTEVEASISSMVISGLRSTLSHSSSHHKPTMLHFHVGGASNPHGEEHMGFLLNSERLLLTTLAGNLDQSNHDLELSSEHLQFLRRAKNASELSSGKFGTKFKDDISSWDVDEDIMSGLH, translated from the exons ATGACAGAGATACTGTCTCGCCTCACTGTGGTGTCAACCCTCCAGCATGCCTCAAATGAGGAAGACTATGACCGCGAGCTTCACGAACTCATTGCTTTTCTAAAGCAACCTACAAAGGTTAGCGAGATCAAAAGGAGTGCTGATCTATTGCTCGAT GGCCTCAATCCATCTCTACATTCGGTGGCCTATCTATTCGTTTTTCATGCTCGAGTCAAGGTCTTGGGCGACAGGTACAACCAACGTTTGCCAAAGGATGTCCAGCCGGGGGGTGACTTGTGGAAAAGGGCTATTGAGTTTCTGAGGGTGTTCGACCCAATTCAAGTTCGTTACGCTGGCCAGGAATGGAGACGACTTGTTGAGCTTGTAGCCAACGCCGCACAGGCTGCTTCAAAG ACTTTCCTAGCAGTCCAAGCGGTTAAAGATGCAATACTTCGACTAGATCCGGCATCGGAGACTTTCACATCGACGCATCTCCTTCTTATGAAACTTTGCCTATGCAGCAGATCGTATAGGCACGCATTGCCCGTCCTATCGAAGGCTATGTATCACTTTCCTTCAGGCCCCAGTCATGCTTATCAGGCGCACAGTCAGTTTTTCCTCTGCTCTGAGCACGGCTCAAGCGCGGCGTATATCACCCATGCTTCCGGATTTACCACACAGGTGACATATAAAGACCACCTGCAATATTTTCTATATGGCGCGATGATTTACATGGCACTCAAGGAGTGGGAGAGTGCGCTTCATCTCTTGTGCATAGTCATCAGTTGCCCTGTCGCCAATACTGTCAGTAAGGTTATGGTTGAGGCATACAAGAAGTGGCTTCTGGTCAGTCTACTGGCGAAAGGAAAG GTTATGCCAACACCTGAGCTGATCAATCCGCATGTGATGAAAGTCTATCGGTCATTGGCATTGCCATATGTCTCACTGGCTGATGCCTTTGAACACGACGACCCAGAGAGACTCGGGGCTGAGGTCGATGTTGGACGGGAGATATGGCTCGCT GATAACAACATGGGTCTAGTTCTCCAGGTCGTTCATGAGCACAGGAAGTCTGTTGTGGTGAAGCTAGGCAGTACATTCTCAGCCGTGGCTATCACAGACATCGCGCAGCGAATAGCATCAAATCTCATCCCATCCACAGAGGTTGAAGCATCTATATCGTCTATGGTGATATCCGGCTTGAGATCGACTCTTTCACACTCAAGCAGTCATCACAAGCCCACAATGCTCCACTTTCACGTTGGAGGAGCATCGAACCCTCATGGGGAAGAGCATATGGGATTTCTACTGAATTCAGAGAGACTATTGCTGACCACTCTTGCTGGTAATCTCGATCAGAGCAACCATGATCTGGAGCTAAGCAGTGAGCatctccagttcctccgaAGGGCTAAGAATGCCTCAGAGCTCAGTTCTGGAAAGTTTGGGACGAAATTCAAAGATGATATCTCCAGCTGGGATGTAGATGAGGACATAATGAGTGGCCTGCATTGA